A window of Thermoanaerobaculia bacterium contains these coding sequences:
- a CDS encoding ABC transporter permease, whose translation MPLELSIAWRYLAASRKRAHVALVSAIALGGLAVGVAALILSIALLTGFQDRIRERLSRDTPHLLVTPAQGAFLARSAALAAVIARDPEVVDVSAFVDGRGWITDPRARTALPVRFRSDAEVPTGEARVSAAVAGQIGVGRGGDVRLVGNRSELSPLGAVPVALPLRVASVSTAPPSASAAEVTLSPADARTLAGGADVVSGLAVRLRSAARAEAVRAAVAPRLGEGVRVRTWAETNLGLTFALRLEKVLIFVTVFLIVVVASLNVVSDLALLVVEKRRDLGVLSTLGASGGSLSRIYWWLGASIGAAGTLAGAAA comes from the coding sequence ATGCCCCTGGAGCTCTCGATCGCCTGGCGCTATCTGGCCGCATCGCGCAAGCGCGCTCACGTCGCGCTCGTCTCGGCGATCGCGCTCGGCGGCCTCGCCGTCGGGGTCGCCGCCCTGATCCTCTCGATCGCCCTCCTGACCGGCTTTCAGGACCGCATCCGGGAGCGTCTCTCCCGCGACACGCCGCACCTCCTCGTCACGCCCGCGCAGGGCGCCTTCCTTGCGCGCTCGGCGGCCCTCGCCGCGGTGATCGCGCGCGATCCGGAGGTCGTCGACGTCTCGGCCTTCGTCGACGGGCGCGGCTGGATCACCGACCCGCGCGCGCGGACGGCGCTTCCGGTCCGGTTTCGCTCGGATGCGGAAGTCCCCACCGGCGAGGCGCGGGTGTCGGCGGCCGTCGCCGGTCAGATCGGCGTCGGACGCGGGGGAGACGTGCGTCTCGTCGGGAACCGGTCGGAGCTCTCGCCGCTCGGAGCGGTGCCGGTCGCGCTCCCGCTCCGGGTTGCGTCGGTCTCGACGGCGCCGCCGTCGGCGTCCGCCGCCGAGGTCACCCTGTCGCCGGCCGACGCGCGGACGCTCGCGGGAGGCGCGGACGTAGTGTCGGGCCTGGCCGTGCGGCTCCGTTCCGCCGCGCGGGCCGAAGCGGTCCGCGCGGCGGTCGCGCCGCGGCTCGGCGAAGGCGTGCGGGTCCGTACCTGGGCCGAGACGAATCTCGGCCTGACCTTCGCGCTCCGCCTCGAGAAGGTCCTGATCTTCGTGACGGTCTTCCTCATCGTGGTGGTGGCGTCGTTGAACGTCGTCTCCGATCTCGCGCTCCTCGTGGTGGAGAAGCGGCGGGACCTCGGCGTGCTTTCGACCCTCGGCGCCTCGGGAGGATCCCTCTCGCGGATCTACTGGTGGCTGGGCGCGTCGATCGGCGCGGCGGGCACGCTCGCCGGCGCGGCGGC